One Bacillus sp. FJAT-52991 genomic region harbors:
- a CDS encoding RidA family protein: MRTVSTEKAPAAIGPYSQGVLVNNLFFSSGQIPLTAEGQMVEGDVATQTHQVFANLKAVLAEAGASLQTVIKATVFLADMEDFATVNEVYSQYFAEHKPARSCVEVARLPKDAKVEIEVIALVK; this comes from the coding sequence ATGAGAACTGTATCGACTGAAAAAGCACCTGCCGCAATTGGGCCATATTCACAAGGGGTATTAGTGAATAATTTATTTTTTAGCTCTGGACAAATTCCGTTAACGGCTGAAGGCCAGATGGTAGAGGGAGATGTCGCTACTCAAACTCACCAAGTGTTTGCTAATTTAAAAGCGGTATTAGCAGAAGCTGGTGCTTCTTTACAAACAGTGATTAAAGCTACTGTCTTTTTAGCCGATATGGAGGACTTTGCTACTGTTAATGAGGTATATAGCCAATATTTTGCTGAGCATAAGCCAGCACGATCTTGTGTGGAAGTTGCTAGATTACCAAAAGATGCAAAGGTTGAAATCGAAGTTATTGCACTCGTGAAATAA
- the spoVG gene encoding septation regulator SpoVG: MEVTDVRLRRVNTDGRMRAIASITLDNEFVIHDIRVIDGNNGLFVAMPSKRTPDGEFRDIAHPINSNTRGKIQDAVLAEYHRLGELEEVELEEAGAS, encoded by the coding sequence GTGGAAGTAACTGATGTGAGATTAAGACGTGTAAACACGGATGGTCGAATGAGAGCGATCGCTTCAATTACATTAGATAATGAATTTGTTATTCATGATATTCGTGTGATTGATGGCAACAACGGATTATTTGTCGCAATGCCAAGTAAACGTACGCCAGATGGCGAATTTCGTGACATTGCTCATCCAATCAACTCCAACACACGCGGTAAAATCCAAGATGCTGTTTTAGCGGAGTATCACCGATTAGGGGAATTGGAAGAAGTAGAATTAGAAGAAGCAGGAGCTTCCTAA
- the ispE gene encoding 4-(cytidine 5'-diphospho)-2-C-methyl-D-erythritol kinase: MMKAPAKINLTLDVLYKRDDGYHEVEMIMTTVDLADRIELEPLSGDKIRIISHNRFVPDDSRNLAYQAAQLLKDRFNVRSGVAIGIEKVIPVAAGLAGGSSDAAATLKGLNQLWNLGLSLDELAEIGAEIGSDVSFCVYGGTALAKGRGEKIQHLPAPPNCWVVLAKPTIGVSTAEVYKNLKLEGLKRPDTKAMLEAIHTQDYASVCTNVGNVLESVTLKLYPEVALIKEQMERFGADAVLMSGSGPTVFGLIQHDSRMHRVYNGLRGFCDQVYAVRLLGDGNPVD, encoded by the coding sequence ATGATGAAAGCACCAGCGAAAATTAATTTAACACTCGACGTATTATATAAACGAGACGACGGGTATCATGAAGTAGAAATGATTATGACAACTGTCGATTTAGCTGATCGGATAGAGTTGGAACCTTTATCAGGAGATAAAATTCGCATTATCTCTCATAACCGTTTTGTTCCTGATGATAGTCGAAACCTTGCTTATCAGGCAGCTCAGCTTTTGAAAGACCGCTTTAACGTTCGTTCCGGTGTAGCTATTGGAATTGAAAAAGTGATTCCTGTAGCGGCTGGACTTGCAGGAGGAAGCAGTGATGCCGCTGCTACGCTTAAAGGGTTAAATCAATTATGGAATCTTGGACTGAGCTTAGATGAATTAGCTGAGATTGGAGCGGAAATCGGTTCTGATGTCTCTTTTTGCGTATATGGGGGAACGGCCTTAGCCAAAGGCAGAGGAGAGAAAATTCAACACTTGCCTGCTCCGCCTAATTGTTGGGTGGTACTCGCTAAACCAACTATTGGTGTATCAACGGCTGAAGTTTATAAGAATTTAAAATTAGAGGGATTGAAACGCCCAGATACAAAAGCGATGCTAGAGGCTATTCATACACAAGATTACGCAAGCGTCTGCACGAATGTAGGGAATGTGTTAGAGTCTGTTACCTTAAAGCTGTATCCAGAAGTTGCCCTTATTAAAGAACAAATGGAGCGCTTTGGTGCTGATGCTGTATTAATGAGCGGTAGCGGTCCGACTGTATTTGGACTGATTCAGCATGATTCAAGAATGCACCGAGTGTATAATGGCTTAAGAGGTTTTTGCGACCAAGTATATGCTGTGAGATTGTTAGGTGACGGAAATCCTGTTGATTAA
- the veg gene encoding biofilm formation stimulator Veg, protein MPKTLADIKKSLDSNLGKRLLLKANGGRRKTIERSGVLAETYQAVFVVELDQAENAFERVSYSYADILTETVELTFEDAAGSAV, encoded by the coding sequence ATGCCAAAAACATTAGCCGACATTAAAAAATCTCTTGATTCTAATCTGGGCAAAAGACTGTTGCTAAAAGCAAATGGAGGGCGCCGAAAAACGATTGAGCGTTCCGGTGTATTAGCTGAAACCTATCAGGCAGTTTTTGTTGTTGAATTAGACCAAGCGGAAAATGCGTTCGAAAGAGTTTCTTATAGCTACGCAGATATACTTACAGAGACAGTAGAATTAACATTTGAAGATGCAGCAGGAAGTGCAGTTTAA
- the purR gene encoding pur operon repressor, translating into MKFRRSERLIDMTHYLLEHPQQLVSLTFFAERYGSAKSSISEDLAIVKETFEQRGIGTLQTIPGAAGGVKYYSKVSKAEAREFIARICEQIEKPERLLPGGYLYMMDLLGHPQVIHKVGKLLASAYAGMEIDAIMTVATKGIPIAHAIASHLNVPVVVVRRDSKVTEGPTVSINYVSGSTKRIQTMVLAKRSLKEGAKVLLVDDFMKAGGTINGMMSLLKEFNATVAGIAVLVEAEHDEERLVEDYISLVKLQDVNIKEQAISVVEGNYFSRNIDFS; encoded by the coding sequence ATGAAATTCCGTCGAAGTGAACGTTTAATTGATATGACGCATTATTTATTGGAACATCCGCAGCAGCTTGTTTCGTTAACGTTTTTTGCTGAACGTTATGGTTCAGCTAAATCATCGATTAGTGAAGATCTAGCTATTGTTAAAGAAACATTTGAACAGCGTGGGATCGGCACGCTACAAACGATTCCTGGCGCAGCAGGTGGCGTAAAATATTACTCTAAGGTAAGTAAGGCGGAGGCCCGAGAGTTTATTGCTCGCATTTGCGAACAAATAGAAAAGCCAGAGCGTCTGCTTCCTGGAGGCTATTTATATATGATGGATTTGCTTGGTCATCCCCAAGTGATTCATAAAGTAGGAAAGCTGTTGGCATCCGCTTATGCGGGGATGGAAATCGATGCGATCATGACTGTAGCAACGAAAGGAATTCCTATTGCTCATGCTATTGCTTCTCATCTAAATGTTCCGGTTGTTGTCGTGAGAAGAGATAGTAAAGTAACAGAAGGCCCTACTGTAAGCATCAATTACGTCTCAGGGTCGACAAAGAGAATTCAAACGATGGTCTTAGCGAAACGCAGCTTGAAAGAGGGAGCGAAAGTGCTTCTTGTAGATGATTTTATGAAAGCTGGCGGCACCATTAATGGCATGATGAGTTTACTTAAGGAATTTAACGCAACTGTAGCAGGGATTGCCGTGTTAGTGGAAGCTGAGCATGATGAGGAACGACTTGTTGAGGATTATATCTCGCTTGTTAAATTGCAGGATGTTAATATAAAAGAACAAGCTATTTCAGTAGTTGAAGGCAATTATTTTTCAAGAAATATTGATTTTTCATAA
- a CDS encoding small, acid-soluble spore protein, alpha/beta type, with the protein MGRRRGVMSDQLKEELAKELGFYDTVQREGWGGITTRDAGNMVKRAIELAENQLANKR; encoded by the coding sequence ATGGGTAGAAGACGAGGTGTCATGTCTGACCAATTGAAAGAAGAGCTTGCGAAAGAGTTAGGGTTTTATGATACGGTTCAACGAGAAGGCTGGGGAGGAATTACCACTCGAGATGCTGGAAACATGGTTAAACGTGCGATTGAACTAGCAGAAAACCAGCTTGCTAACAAACGCTGA